Within Gambusia affinis linkage group LG01, SWU_Gaff_1.0, whole genome shotgun sequence, the genomic segment aATGGTGCCTGGAAGATTTGACAAGTTATAATTCACACATCCAGACGAGTCTTTATAATTGAGAGCAATAGGCACTTTATCCACTATAACTCATATGTAGTATTATATTAAACAATccgatgttcaatattattttggttttttatgtTGGTAATCAATTTTCTATTTGGgacaaaacagtattttttgtcttctcaATACGATCTGAAACAGAACAAGGATTGGGTGAAACCAAGTTAACTAGGATCAGTCTATAAACCCTTATCTTCAGCTATTTCATAAACAGTGACAGTGCGTTTTactcttctgctgtttttcaatTACAACATAAAAGCAGAAGTGAGCTGGCAGATAAATTTGACACTATGACATcgggttttttgtttgtaaaaagtataaaatcagtaaatcctggtatgtaaaaaaaattaagtatttttaacaaatattggTTACTAGTAATCATTTTGACAGATGATCAAATGTATACCCTCACCCTGAAGTTAGATTCAGGACGTTCCAggcaaagtttgtttttctagacGCAGGCTCTTGTTCATTTCTGGTTTGTACAAAGCTGCAACAGTACTTCTCCCAGAAttgatttcttctgcttttacttTCCTGTCACACTTGCAGGTTTTGGATcttaaaaagcaattttaattttagatacttGACATcaatataaacagtttttaaaagaggattttatttattagggaGGGGTAAAAGCTTATCCAAACCAACGTGGCTCTATGCGGAAAAAGTAAATGCTCCCTAAACCTAATAGCTAGTTGTGTCATTTGTGATAATCCACAACAGAGGAATTTTGGTCCCCTCCtctttgtaaaattattcaatttCGGCCACATTAGAACATTTTCTTAACATCAGGCTACGTTgagacttttctctttttctttttgtttgaggCCATCCAGAGGTATATTGTCCTTTTGCTAAAGCCTTGTGCTCTTTAAGTCAGaatttgacaattttttgtGCATCTGCGTTATGTTTGAAAGCAAAATTGTGGTAAATCTGTTCAGAGACAAATACTGGAACAACACAAGACAACTGCCAAACTAACACACTCCAACATCTACTTCAATACATTGGGAGGCTCATGCCCGTCTGAATTTAATTTAGGCAATAATAGTTTGTCCGACTTTTTTTGCAACTAGTGGGTCATCAATGACAAAATCCTCTCTTCAATGAGGGAAAACTGTGTGAAAAGTTAAACCTGTATTAGATACCAAGATCATAATTAAGTTTAACATTCAGCATTTGTTTAAAAGGACACACTCAAATTGGGGTaagattctttttatttcccccaCCCCAATTACAAGAACATTAGGATATTAATTAGGAAATAAAAGACATGGCGCagctttaaaactaatttatcgTCTCAGCTCAACTGAAGTGACtaaacttaaatatatatatatatatatatatatatatatatatataataccaATTTGACATCCTAGCAATCTTCCACTACTTCACTATCCGCTAATGACGTTAATCAAAAAGGACACGGGGAACATCAGACCTCCAAGTAATTGATTCTTTTCCctcacacaataaaatgtgacatcTCCAGCAACGACTGCCAAGAAATTGAACAAATTGATCTGCAAGGACTTCTTAATTTTGATATTGATAAAACTATTTAGTTTATGTTGGAAAATCGTTAACTGCCTTACACGTTTGagcttagaaataaaaaaacgttCCAGCAAGGGGATTTTCGGACACAGGGAATAAAAATCAACGCGGCAGTAGGAGTGGAGCTACGTGTGCATGGGGTTTAATGTGTAAaacttgcaaaaaaatttaaataatttttaaaaatccaaaatatgaACTGAAATTAACAAATCATAAAACTGTTGtttattaataccaaaaacATATATTCTGCACTTCTCCTGTGCATCATTAGCTGTTGTGTCATTAGTAAATGTGAAGACATAGCCCACCTCTTTATATTATAAGACAATGAAATAGCTACAGACCCCAGGATGTGTAAGAGTTGAACAACGTTCAGCAGTGCGACAGGCCCAACGCGTCTTGTTagatcaaagaaaacaaacttttaatttcctttagagaccaacagaaccagaagaagaagaaaaactaaagttttttttctactgtttaagcaaagcagagaaaaataaaaatgtgctccatttctctctctgtgggaaacaaaatgtttctggagAATCATCTGGCACTTCTTCAAGTCTTTGAGCTTGGCATCGCCGTTCAGCAGGTTGGTACTACCTTGACGCTGTTCATACTCTTCGTTACAAAGCTGGTGTTCCAAATGGAACCAACACACCAGCAGCAAGTGTCACTAGAAGCAGCTTCGTCTGCACTTAaaggataaatatttttaccttGCGTCTTTGTCATCAACCGTTTTCTTGTAGCAGGCAGGCAAAACGACAAATACGTCTGTTCTGAAAAGACTTAGAAAAAGAGATCTGCACAATGATTTTGTTATTTCAGAAAGAAGGTGAAACACATGTAGCAGTGATCAGAGTTCTGCAAGTCGGGATGTTGCCCTAAcatacagattttcttttaattctcaGTTGCACGTTGGAAGGAGAGTAGGAACTAGGTTTGCCCAACGGCACTGAGCTTTTGTGACCAACATGTCTGAACTGAAAGCACTTTGCAGTCTTTAGACAGTTTGTGAGAGCACAATTTCATGTGTTGCTCATCACAGATGTTGTGTAGAGTGAAATATCGACATCTAATCATCGTTACTGAGTGTATTACCAGCCAGGGACGCGTGAAGCACTAGCATACTGCTCAGTGACACCAACGAGAGCGTGCATCTGCATACACCAGAGGCTCCACTTGCTATGACCTAGCGCTTGCATCCTCGAAGGTGATGATGCTGGACTCGGGGTGTTGCACTCCGCCTGGAGACGCTGTCCCGCCGCTCTGTGACGCCGGCGATGGGGAGGTGGAGGACAAGTAAGTGCCTGAGGGCCCTCCAGACGTTCTCTGTGCCGAGGACGAGGCATCGCGCCCACCGGGGAGGAGCGGGTGGCTGTCGGTTCGGACCTCGTCGTCGTCGTCTTCTTCCTCGTCATCCATGCTGGGCCAAGCGGACTGGTCCTCCACTCGCTTTAGGCGTTCGTTCAGAGCTTTCAGGGCCAGTTGTCtgagtcaaagaaaaaacaagagacGATGATTGCTAAAACAAACAGGATATGTCAGGTaaagcagagaggaaacacatttacatctgcaggtttcagcaagtcaaatttaagactttgttAATGCCATTGCCaactttaataatttaagagaaaagaaactacaaatttAGGGAATGGATGGAGCAAATGGAGCAAAAACTGTTTATGACTCTTGTGCCTCTCACACTGcttacagacatttttttgcacagaatgaAGGTGGCATCTTATaggttggcaacagaagtgagtCAGTGGCGAAGACAAACATAGTCCGACtaattggaaataaatttgaacttatccatgataaacacaaaaaagctaGCTGGCAggggtatattagcagctagttcaACTGTCTCCAGTCACAGAACGTAAGAAAAATGTCCGTGCACAACTCAagcttttgcctgacagaaaattACATGTGAGAATACACAACATGAAATAATCCTGCCATGCCAAAATTTAAAACCTGTAATTAACGTATTTAAGGCTaacttttctagaaaaaaaaaaaaaaagaattgaatgccttaattttagatacatgaacTAAAATTCCACACATTCATTTTTAAGGGTGTGTGGAAATCCTGATTTAAGCACAAAGAGCAAGTCTTCATCACCCACATTCTAGATGAAATATCTGTCTTCTGCTTACATTAAACCCACTCTTAGGGAGGGCTGGGGGTGCAGaatgtttgttacatttcagctcctgatacccctaaataaaacccagtgcaaTCAGCTGCATTCAGAACTCCACTATGTGAAACCACAGCACCCTCTTTTGTCCGCATAGATGCAGCTGCTCTGGGAAGGCCTcggaggtttgttagagaacattggTAAACAATGACATGAAAACCATGAAATATTAATCTAGGAACATTCTGCCAAGATTAGCATTACTAACTCCTTCTTTTCCACTGTAGCGATTTCCTATGAGCCACTTAAAATATGCATCTGGTGTGAGTATCAAGGGCAGTTAAACACTAACCAAAGGCCAACTATGTTACAGGCATGCAAAATATGAACATTGATCTTGCGGCGATCaattcattaattaaaattgaaaagacTACAACAACTGCAAATCTGCCAAGACATGGCCGTCCACCTAAACTAACATGCTGCTCACAAGGAGCTGCAGGAGTGGCAAGAAGTAGCCCATTGCTGACAGAAGGACAGTATGCCACAAGAAGTGTTGTAGACAGAGCAAACACCGAAGCAGAAGTTTACTTTTCAGCAGCAGctaaacatacagccacagTAACAATGGAAAGGTTTTAGATCAAAGAATATTCTTGCATTACAACAGCCCAGTCAAAAACCAGATCCAAAATCCCAATTAAGGAGTCAgtggaaagattaaaaaatggaTGTTTGTAGGTGCGCTCcttccaatctgactgagtttgagctcAGCCTGTACGTGTACAAAAGTTGAAGAGACGTACACCAAAAGAATTGCAGCTCCATTTGCAGGAAAATGCAGTTCTACAAATTAATGACTCAGGAGGACTgaaagcaaaaagcaaacaacacTTTTCCTATTTCCATTTGCAAAATATCTTGAAAACCTTACACCATTATTAATGAGgacaaaatattacatattagATATTAAATGATACAAAGCCCAAAAGCATAAGTTTTTCATAACACCCCCTTTAATTATTCCATTCTTTCTCAATCCTACACATAAAAAGAAGATCAAAACATTTGCAAGGCAATGCAATGCTGCTTCACACCCGAATAGTGATTCAACTGTTCTATGGTAACTCTTCATTTCTTCTACAACCACTTCAGCGAGCTCTTGCACAAACCGAACACATTCATCAGACGTCAGTCTGTTCTGATATTTCATGTCTGACAGCccggaaaaaaacaaagtaaaatgtctTCACTTGATTGTTTGAATGGAGATTCGAATTTGccaaataaatctacatttcTATCTTGATTAAGACCCAGGTTATTCACAAAACAGAAGGCCTGTCAACTTCTAATGCAGCTAATCAAGATCAAGAAATTTCAGAGGGATCagaataatttacatttattcattgaaGTCAGTATCATGTCTGTTAAACTAGaaaataccaaacaaaacaacaaagtgcaacagaaaaatctgcctTTGCTCAGCTATGGCtcacataatttttttacactATAAGTACAATGATTGTTGggataaatgtaataaaactgtCTAAAACTATGTGCGTGCTTGGGGTTGCATCTGATATTAACCGAATCTGAACAGCAGCTTGCAGAAGTGCCTCTGACAAACGGGCTcatagaaaaataatgtttaacaGCTTGACAGAAGGTGTTGGTGAGAGTGTGAAAGAATTCATGGAAGGCTGCGGCTGGAAAAACAGCACAGCTGCATAACAAACCGcgcaaaaaagacaaaaaggagccttttatttcagagcagctgagaggaagaaaaactgtttaatccCATGACTTATAAATATAACATATTAACCATCGGCTTGTAGTATAAAAACGTCACATAGCTGTTTAACTTGATcctttttattgctaaaaaatctaaagttcATACTAGATTGCTTAGAATATTACAATTACTTAAGTCCAACTGATCTGTGACCAACAATCTATTCACCGGAACCTCACCTCCGCCTCTCAGCATCCTGGGGGTCCGTCCCTGGCAAACTGATCGTTATGGCGGATGGCGCCCCCACGTCGTATCTCTTCACCATCTTCCTGCACACCTTTATCTTCACCAGGGCGGCGTGCACGAGACCGGCGAGCAGCCCCACCGCCGGCTGGACCACCTCAGGGAAGAAACTGGCAAAGGCAAAGTGGTCGGACATGTCCCCGCGGCCCCGGCTGTGTCTCTGGTAGAAGCGCAGGTAGACCCAGCCGGACAGCGCGCCGTAGCTGTACGCAGCCAGCGGGGCGCAGCTGCCGAGCAGCCCGGACAGTCGCAGCAAGGCTAGGAGGAGGAGGACCAACGCCGGGGCAGCCTTGAGTCTCACCTGAGACCAAAAGGGGAACATTTCGGGTGAAAAGAATTAATAATAAGGaataagtaaatgaataaactgGGAAAAGTCCATTTCTGAGTTGgcagagataaaataaattcagtttcacAAAAAGAAGATTatggtgatttttaaaaacaaaaccacatgcTGTTTTGTTGTTAGTAGCATGGTTTGGTTTGTTGGGCAGCATCTTCCATGCTTTTGTTGAGGTTATTGACACAGAAGTTACAGTCATAGGCTACTGTCTGTCCCAGCTGAAATGGCAGATCACTTCTTTAATAGACTGAGCTGCAAAAGTCAGACTAAAGGTCCTTAAAGCATCATGTGAATCAGACAACTAAATAAATGGAGTCCAATTAACTTTGGAAATGTTAACGTTCATGCTAACACACACACCATGCtgttgcaaaataaatgaataataaatgttaattaCTTCACCAATGTGTtgggaaataaacattttaaaaattacccCTAAAGACCTCCATATCAGAGGTCAACAAATTAACCGTTGGCTTGTAAAACCACAGCTATGTTTGtcttacacaaaataaaacattccttTATCAAACACTAATCAGACTGAGGAAGATAACTGCCTTAATTTGCTTGCTAATGCAAACAGTAATATCCGCCGTGTTACAACAGGGTGTTACAAGAAGATGAGCCCTTAATGGAGACAATGTCAACAAAACGCTCTGATATTCAGCAATAATCTGCTATATATGTAGCATGAATACATAGAAACTAAATATGgacacaaaatatgaaaagataaCATGCCTGAAcctttttgacagaaaaaagaacagtaaaaaatataaatctagaGACGCCT encodes:
- the tmem115 gene encoding transmembrane protein 115, with product MNRYLPVARQHFLAALASTSVVVKTISAVVVLLYLLAWAVDTSYALGVTPGYLFPPNFWVWTLVTHGLVEQHVWGVAASVGTVMACGRLLEPLWGALELLIFFAVVNVSAGLLAGLSYLLTYVATFDLDFLFAVRIYGAAGFLGGVLVALKQTMGDTTVLRVPQVRLKAAPALVLLLLALLRLSGLLGSCAPLAAYSYGALSGWVYLRFYQRHSRGRGDMSDHFAFASFFPEVVQPAVGLLAGLVHAALVKIKVCRKMVKRYDVGAPSAITISLPGTDPQDAERRRQLALKALNERLKRVEDQSAWPSMDDEEEDDDDEVRTDSHPLLPGGRDASSSAQRTSGGPSGTYLSSTSPSPASQSGGTASPGGVQHPESSIITFEDASARS